In Plasmodium falciparum 3D7 genome assembly, chromosome: 6, the following proteins share a genomic window:
- a CDS encoding rifin, protein MKIHYINILLFALPLNILVNNQRNHNNSTYHTSNTKTIKSHRSLCESKLYAQSNYENDQEMKDVIKEFNDRTAQRFEEYNERMQVKKNQCKEQCDKEIQQIILKDKIEKELTERFSALETKIDTNDILTCICEKSVADKVEKTCVKCGRILGTAVPELSLIGGIAVYAAAQSATMKTFISETIDVLNRIGGMSQLFGAKISQFVTPSIYGKPMNLVIPLQEAINNACKCPDMGDKILCGGIERSFEQNLPARIAYAVNQGVDTANDTWATATTPTTFLTNPFVASSIAIMIIVAIVLIIYLILRYRRKQKIKKKLQYIKLLKE, encoded by the coding sequence gTAAATAATCAAAGGAATCATAACAACAGCACATATCATACATCAAAtacaaaaacaataaaatcaCATAGATCATTATGCGAATCTAAATTGTACGCACAATCTAATTATGAAAACGACCAAGAAATGAAAGATGTGATAAAAGAATTTAATGATCGTACCGCACAACGTTTTGAAGAATACAATGAACGTATGCAAGTTAAAAAAAACCAATGTAAAGAACAATGTGACAAAGAAATTCaacaaattattttaaaagacaAAATCGAAAAGGAATTAACAGAAAGGTTTTCAGCATTGGAAACAAAGATAGACACCAATGACATACTCACATGTATTTGCGAAAAATCAGTAGCAGATAAGGTGGAAAAAACATGTGTGAAATGCGGAAGAATATTGGGTACGGCGGTACCTGAATTAAGTTTGATAGGTGGAATTGCCGTATATGCTGCAGCACAATCAGCTACTATGAAAACTTTCATTTCAGAAACTATTGATGTATTAAATAGAATTGGTGGTATGTCTCAGTTATTTGGTGCAAAAATTTCACAATTTGTTACTCCATCAATTTATGGTAAACCTATGAATCTCGTTATTCCTCTTCAGGAGGCAATTAATAATGCATGCAAATGTCCTGATATGGGAGATAAAATTTTATGTGGTGGAATTGAAAGATCATTCGAACAAAATTTACCCGCAAGAATAGCATATGCTGTAAATCAAGGTGTAGACACTGCAAATGATACATGGGCTACGGCAACAACTCCAACAACATTTTTAACTAATCCTTTTGTTGCCTCCAGTATTGCAATAATGATTATAGTAGCAATAGTtctaattatttatttaattttacgttatagaagaaaacaaaaaataaagaaaaaactccaatatataaaattattaaaagaatag
- a CDS encoding rifin, with translation MKIHDINILLFALPLNILVGSPQKNPSIITCHTPTNRSLCECDLYMPDYDNYPQMKKVIQQFEDRTSQRFHEYDDRMVEKRKQYKDKCDKEIQKIILKDKLEKQMAEQLTTLQTDIQSDALPTCICERSIADKVEKNCMKCTQNLGGIVAPSSGVLAGIAEGALYAWKPTALKVAIDKAIAAGAAMGKAAGDAAGATEVIKLMKTTFYINELNGKLLESVFTAQNYTNFPNLPHVIYKQYKTTCDLFAINTSSDPICKISKTFNFIAESGQAPVSEEAVIEAKVTEIFTKATDVAATETTNVTTTQTTILETAKKGAIETTCMGYHTTIIVSIIAILVIVLVMVIIYLILRYRRKKKMKKKLHYIKLLKE, from the exons atgaaaatccatgatattaatatattattgtttgcgcttccattaaatatattg gTAGGTTCCCCCCAAAAAAATCCATCCATCATAACATGTCATACACCAACCAATAGATCATTATGCGAATGTGACCTATATATGCCagattatgataattatccacaaatgaaaaaagtaaTACAACAATTTGAGGATCGTACATCACAAAGGTTTCACGAATACGACGATCGTATGGTCGAAAAACGAAAGcaatataaagataaatgtGACAAagaaattcaaaaaattattttaaaagataaattagaaaaaCAAATGGCAGAACAGTTAACCACATTACAAACTGATATACAAAGTGACGCTCTTCCCACATGTATTTGCGAAAGGTCGATAGCAGATAAAGTGGAAAAAAATTGTATGAAATGTACACAAAATTTGGGAGGTATTGTTGCACCCTCTTCAGGAGTATTAGCAGGAATTGCTGAAGGTGCGCTATATGCGTGGAAACCTACGGCACTTAAGGTTGCTATTGACAAAGCTATAGCTGCGGGTGCTGCTATGGGTAAAGCCGCTGGTGATGCTGCAGGTGCGACTGAAGTAATTAAGTTAATGAAAacaacattttatataaacgAATTAAATGGTAAGTTATTGGAATCGGTTTTTACTGCACAGAATTATACTAATTTTCCAAACCTTCCTCATGTTATTTATAAGCAATATAAGACGACCTGTGATTTGTTCGCCATTAACACTAGTAGTGATCCTATATGTAAAATTTCTAAgacatttaattttattgcAGAGTCTGGTCAAGCACCAGTTTCAGAGGAGGCTGTTATAGAAGCAAAGGTAACCGAAATTTTTACAAAAGCTACAGACGTTGCTGCTACTGAAACCACAAATGTTACTACTACACAAACAACAATACTTGAAACAGCAAAGAAAGGCGCTATAGAAACTACTTGTATGGGTTACCATACTACTATTATTGTTTCTATTATTGCAATATTAGTTATAGTTTTGGTtatggtgataatatatttaattttgcGATAtagacgaaaaaaaaaaatgaagaaaaaactgcattatataaaattactaaaagaataa